The sequence ATGACATGCAAACCGCCAGCCGCCTCGCCGTGATCCCCGCAATATCGCAGGAATGCTCGTAGATGCGCGATCACATGTTGGAGCGATTGTTCTCCTTGCTCTTGAGCTGGACGAAGGCCTCGACGTCGGCTGCCGTTACGGCGGACAGGCAGTGGTCGGCTGGAACACCCCGTAACAGGAAATCTGTGGCCGTCTGTCCGTGATGATAGAGCGACTGCTCCGAGAGCCCCCGTACCTCAGCGAGATATCGATGATAGCGGCGACAGAGCTGGCTCGCCGGGTCCGACTGTTCGATCGGAATCAGGCGGCCGGTGGCAGCCAGGAACCGGGTGAAGATCCGTCCCGTGCACTCGCCCAGGTACTTCGTCTGCGCGGAAACTCCGGACACGACGAATGCCTGTCGCACATCGGCTTCGTGAAACACGGCCCCGGGCTGGAGGCGATCAGAACGACCCAACGCCTCCCGAACCCGATAGAGATGAAGGCGAAGCGGATGCCGCAGATGGCCTTGTTCCGTCAACCAACCGGCGAATGCCGCCAACTCGCCGCAGAACTGGGACTTCTCGTACCGTTTGTGGTGCCTTGGAAATAGATCACGCAGCATAGTGTCCTCCTTGTTGTGGATGGAGAACACGATACGGGTGGTTCACTTATGTTGAGTCGCTCGCGCCACGCGCCGCGCAAAAGTGGCTCCCAGTGAGGGCGACTCCACATCTCTGCGTACTGCACATGAATCGAGTACGATGAGGTCGTACTTGTCGAGTTTGTCGAGCATCGAGGGGAGACTGAGCTCGCGGCGAGCGGCCTGAAGCTTCTGCACCATCTCGGTGGTTGTGGAAAACAGGACGCGGCGACCGGCATCGATGAGGGCGTGGCCGATGGCGGCAATCACGTGAGTCTTGCCGGTGCCGCTCTGACCAAAAATGAGGATGTTGCCGCCGCTTTCGATCCAGCCTTCGCCCGTAGCCAGGGAAAGCAAATGGGGCTTTCGGATTCCGGAAGGGAAGTCGAAATCGAAAGTGGCGAAGGTCTTGCCGGCAGGCAAGCCGGACTGTTCGCGATGGCGCTGGATACGTCGAGAGGCGCGCTCGGCCATCTCGATCTCGAGCAGGCAGGCGAGAAGGTTGGCCGCGGGCCAGCCATCGCGATCGGCCGTGTCGGTCAGATGC comes from Mesorhizobium japonicum MAFF 303099 and encodes:
- a CDS encoding ATP-binding protein, with the protein product MSRTKDQAAAVLPTLLSALRLPSISRNWKHLTDTADRDGWPAANLLACLLEIEMAERASRRIQRHREQSGLPAGKTFATFDFDFPSGIRKPHLLSLATGEGWIESGGNILIFGQSGTGKTHVIAAIGHALIDAGRRVLFSTTTEMVQKLQAARRELSLPSMLDKLDKYDLIVLDSCAVRRDVESPSLGATFARRVARATQHK